From the Leptolyngbya sp. O-77 genome, one window contains:
- a CDS encoding ABC transporter permease: MRVILSNILAIYRRELQSYFASPFAYAIAAVFWLLSGFFFVVILFGPEGLLAAVAQRDQAGITDPPVDVPYQFLNVFLGLLGSLALFLLPMLSMGLYSEERKRGTLELLATSPITNWAVAVGKLLGVLTFFITMLLPILLYESSLFIASNPAANLNVLFMGHLGLILMAAAVLSLGMFISSLTDSTILAAVLTFGLMLLLWVTDLIANGVGGSTGEAIAHLSLIKHYNDLSRGIFNTSSLVLYLSYILLGIFLTAQSIEALRFQRS; the protein is encoded by the coding sequence ATGCGCGTCATTTTGAGCAATATTCTGGCGATTTATCGGCGAGAACTCCAGAGCTACTTTGCCTCGCCCTTTGCCTATGCGATCGCCGCTGTGTTCTGGCTGCTAAGCGGCTTTTTCTTCGTAGTGATTCTATTTGGCCCAGAGGGGCTGCTGGCCGCCGTCGCCCAGCGCGACCAGGCCGGCATCACCGACCCGCCCGTAGACGTGCCCTACCAATTTCTGAATGTGTTTTTGGGGTTGCTCGGCTCTCTAGCATTATTCCTGCTGCCGATGCTGTCGATGGGACTCTATTCCGAAGAGCGCAAGCGCGGCACGCTGGAACTGCTGGCCACCTCGCCCATTACCAACTGGGCCGTCGCTGTCGGCAAGCTGCTGGGCGTGTTGACCTTCTTCATCACCATGCTGCTGCCCATTCTGCTGTATGAAAGCAGCCTGTTTATTGCATCCAACCCCGCCGCCAATCTGAACGTGCTGTTTATGGGGCATCTGGGTCTGATTCTGATGGCCGCCGCCGTGCTGTCCCTGGGTATGTTCATCTCCTCCCTCACCGACAGCACTATCCTCGCCGCCGTGTTGACCTTTGGGCTGATGCTGCTGCTCTGGGTCACCGACCTAATCGCCAACGGGGTCGGCGGTTCCACCGGAGAGGCGATCGCCCACCTCTCGCTAATCAAGCACTACAACGACCTCAGCCGAGGCATCTTCAACACCAGCAGCCTCGTCCTCTACCTCAGCTACATCCTGCTGGGCATCTTCCTCACCGCCCAATCCATCGAAGCCCTCCGATTCCAGCGTTCCTAA
- a CDS encoding GldG family protein — protein MKLLRPYLKLKHLIWPGLFLILMGLTAGLVAGTWGPVPVGLLSAGIGLLVVWLGSQASGFQGLWGKRSTQAGTNAVLATLAVLAIFLLTNFLASRYNTRLDLTENRLFTLAPQSQEVVQSLEDPVKVWIFDLAPNPADRDLLENYRRQNPDGFAYEYVDPQVQPGLAERFGVQNFGEVYVEKGDSRSDPAGNRRQLVQTISPSQRLSERRLTTALVKITSDRQTKVYFLQGHGERQLDPGQGGLGQAVTSLTDETFQAEPLNLANTAEIPADAAVIVVAGPQRPLLAEEISRLKDFQTRKGGLLLLVDPQTNPELDGLLEGWGVAFSDRVLVDPAAGRDGAVTIITEYGPHPITDGLNNGITFFPLARPLELGEVEGVEITPLLFTNVRTQAQQIGEDGQLQLDPEAPEGNLVLGAAFSRRLSNAPAPNPLARCRGARLFRTKREWWRSATPRLPPMD, from the coding sequence ATGAAACTCCTCCGTCCCTACCTCAAACTCAAACACCTGATCTGGCCTGGCCTGTTTCTCATTCTCATGGGGCTAACGGCAGGTCTGGTGGCAGGAACTTGGGGCCCCGTACCCGTCGGGCTATTGAGCGCGGGCATTGGGCTATTGGTGGTGTGGCTGGGGTCGCAGGCCAGCGGGTTTCAGGGGCTATGGGGTAAACGCTCGACCCAGGCAGGTACGAATGCGGTGCTGGCAACGCTGGCAGTGCTGGCCATTTTCCTGCTGACGAACTTTTTGGCATCGCGCTACAACACACGGCTAGACCTGACGGAAAATCGCCTATTTACTCTCGCGCCCCAGTCGCAGGAGGTGGTGCAGTCGCTCGAAGATCCGGTCAAGGTGTGGATTTTTGACCTGGCTCCAAATCCCGCCGATCGGGATCTGTTGGAAAACTATCGCCGCCAAAATCCCGACGGGTTTGCCTACGAATATGTCGATCCACAGGTGCAGCCCGGACTTGCCGAGCGCTTTGGCGTGCAGAACTTTGGCGAAGTGTATGTAGAGAAGGGCGATTCGCGAAGCGATCCCGCTGGGAATCGCCGTCAGTTGGTGCAGACCATCAGCCCATCCCAACGCCTCTCCGAGCGACGGCTGACCACTGCGCTGGTGAAGATCACGAGCGATCGCCAGACCAAGGTCTACTTTTTGCAAGGGCACGGCGAGCGGCAGCTAGACCCCGGTCAGGGCGGGCTGGGGCAAGCCGTCACCAGCCTAACAGACGAAACCTTTCAGGCAGAGCCGCTAAACCTGGCAAACACTGCCGAAATTCCCGCCGATGCTGCGGTGATTGTGGTGGCTGGGCCGCAGCGGCCGCTTTTGGCAGAAGAAATCTCTCGCCTCAAGGACTTTCAGACCCGCAAGGGCGGGCTGCTGCTGCTGGTCGATCCGCAGACCAATCCCGAACTAGATGGCTTGCTGGAAGGCTGGGGCGTTGCCTTTAGCGATCGCGTCTTAGTAGACCCGGCCGCCGGACGCGATGGCGCAGTCACCATCATCACGGAATACGGCCCCCACCCGATTACCGACGGACTCAACAACGGCATCACCTTCTTTCCCCTGGCGCGACCGCTGGAACTGGGCGAAGTCGAAGGCGTAGAGATCACCCCACTGCTGTTTACCAACGTTCGCACCCAGGCGCAGCAGATTGGCGAAGACGGCCAACTCCAGCTTGACCCCGAAGCGCCAGAGGGCAATCTTGTTCTGGGCGCTGCCTTTAGCCGTCGCCTGTCAAACGCGCCCGCCCCCAACCCCCTCGCCCGATGCAGAGGAGCCCGCCTGTTCAGGACGAAGCGCGAATGGTGGCGATCGGCAACTCCACGTTTGCCACCAATGGACTAA
- a CDS encoding DUF4340 domain-containing protein, giving the protein MKLKPATFWLLFAALILGSVSLWSLQQPPRTEEAGQTTPQKLFAIEESQIQSLTVKKPDQTLVFEKDENGVWQMKQPQQGVANDAAVAFLANLLATGTSDRTFSVPPADLATYGLDQPTTTLEFTTADGKPHTLALGSKNFNQSAIYALIDAPENPQNLTVSLVSLDFETATGRSPDSWLQPEAAGE; this is encoded by the coding sequence ATGAAACTCAAGCCCGCTACTTTCTGGCTCCTCTTTGCCGCGCTGATCTTGGGCAGCGTCAGCCTGTGGTCGTTGCAGCAGCCTCCACGCACCGAAGAGGCAGGACAAACCACTCCGCAAAAGCTGTTTGCAATAGAGGAGAGCCAGATCCAGTCGCTGACGGTGAAAAAGCCGGATCAAACGCTGGTGTTTGAAAAAGACGAAAATGGCGTGTGGCAAATGAAGCAGCCCCAGCAAGGCGTGGCCAACGATGCCGCCGTTGCGTTTTTGGCGAACTTGCTGGCGACTGGGACGAGCGATCGCACTTTCTCGGTTCCCCCCGCTGACCTTGCCACCTACGGACTCGACCAGCCCACCACCACCCTTGAATTCACCACCGCCGACGGCAAACCCCACACCCTCGCCCTCGGCAGCAAAAACTTTAACCAGAGCGCGATCTACGCCCTGATTGACGCACCGGAAAATCCGCAGAACCTCACCGTTTCTCTCGTCTCGCTCGATTTTGAAACCGCTACGGGGCGATCGCCCGATAGCTGGCTCCAGCCAGAAGCGGCAGGGGAGTGA
- the yidD gene encoding membrane protein insertion efficiency factor YidD has product MKVLLLGLIHSYRILISPLFPPTCRFHPTCSQYGLEAIARYGSIKGGWLTAKRIARCHPWSEGGYDPVPTEEK; this is encoded by the coding sequence ATGAAAGTCCTCCTTCTCGGACTCATCCACTCCTACCGCATCCTGATCTCGCCGCTATTCCCGCCGACCTGCCGCTTTCACCCCACCTGCTCGCAATACGGACTGGAGGCGATCGCCCGCTACGGCTCCATCAAAGGCGGCTGGCTGACGGCCAAGCGCATCGCCCGCTGCCATCCGTGGAGCGAAGGCGGCTATGACCCCGTGCCGACGGAAGAAAAGTGA
- a CDS encoding Uma2 family endonuclease: MVITAQQLADLMPDATQIESDEPEMESSLHYAQLALLVACLEWLWRDRTDFFIGANLTIYFSRQQLKHRDFRGPDFFLVKKTQKHPRKSWVVWEEDGKYPDLIIELLSESTAEVDQTLKKELYQDRFRTHEYFWFSPDTLELEGFRLVNQVYEAIAANEAGWLWSDSLSLYLGVEDGNLRYFQPDGQRVPTPEEVALQAQHRADLLADQLRAIGIEPTA, from the coding sequence ATGGTCATCACCGCGCAGCAGTTGGCAGACCTCATGCCAGATGCCACCCAAATCGAGAGCGACGAGCCAGAAATGGAAAGTTCGCTGCACTATGCCCAGTTGGCGCTGCTGGTGGCGTGTTTGGAGTGGCTGTGGCGCGATCGCACCGATTTCTTTATCGGCGCGAATTTGACGATTTACTTTAGCCGTCAGCAGCTTAAGCATCGAGACTTTCGCGGGCCCGACTTTTTCCTGGTCAAAAAGACGCAGAAGCACCCGCGCAAATCGTGGGTGGTGTGGGAAGAGGACGGCAAATATCCCGACCTGATTATCGAGCTGCTGTCGGAGTCCACGGCTGAGGTCGATCAGACGCTGAAAAAGGAGCTATATCAAGACCGCTTTCGGACGCATGAATATTTTTGGTTTTCGCCCGACACGCTGGAGCTAGAAGGCTTCCGGCTGGTCAACCAGGTGTATGAGGCGATCGCCGCGAATGAGGCAGGGTGGCTGTGGAGCGACAGCCTGAGCCTGTATCTGGGCGTAGAAGACGGAAACCTGCGCTACTTTCAGCCCGACGGGCAGCGCGTGCCCACGCCCGAAGAAGTCGCCCTGCAAGCCCAGCACCGCGCCGACCTGCTGGCAGATCAGCTCCGGGCCATAGGCATCGAACCTACCGCTTGA